One Bacillota bacterium genomic region harbors:
- the grpE gene encoding nucleotide exchange factor GrpE, with protein sequence MSDRNNKNGRDDRNDRVETGTAAHELQVKQPGTPEDGNKDLEARLAEEASMAADCRERLLRLQADFENYRRRTRQEREGWYRQAAEEVVSAILPVLDNFERALEHPGDRLEDFLAGVRMIYRQLDEILAEQGLERLPGAGEEFDPRKHEAVDHVETADVPENTVLEELRPGYYFKGKVMRPAMVKVAKRAVNGEVTSNE encoded by the coding sequence ATGAGTGATCGCAATAACAAAAACGGCCGGGACGACCGGAACGACCGGGTGGAAACCGGCACCGCCGCTCATGAGCTGCAGGTGAAACAACCCGGGACTCCGGAGGACGGGAACAAAGACTTGGAGGCGCGGCTGGCCGAGGAGGCTTCGATGGCCGCGGACTGCCGGGAGCGGCTGCTCCGGCTCCAGGCCGACTTTGAGAACTACCGGCGGCGGACCCGGCAGGAGCGTGAGGGGTGGTACCGGCAGGCGGCGGAAGAGGTTGTGTCCGCGATCCTGCCGGTTCTGGACAACTTCGAGCGGGCCCTGGAACACCCGGGTGACCGGCTGGAGGATTTCCTGGCCGGAGTGCGGATGATCTACCGTCAATTGGATGAAATCCTGGCCGAGCAGGGCCTGGAAAGGTTACCGGGGGCGGGGGAGGAATTCGACCCCCGGAAGCACGAAGCCGTGGACCACGTGGAAACCGCGGACGTCCCGGAGAACACGGTATTGGAGGAACTGCGCCCGGGATACTACTTCAAAGGCAAAGTTATGCGCCCGGCGATGGTCAAAGTGGCCAAACGGGCAGTTAACGGGGAGGTAACGAGCAATGAGTAA